A window of Aquibium oceanicum genomic DNA:
GTTCCTCGCGGGTCGTCAGATACTCCATGTCAGCCCTTTCTCTTGAACGCCTCGTCCGTGGAATGCCGCATGATGAGCGGCATCTGGCTGAAAGTGAAGACGAGCGTGATCGGCATGATGCCCCAGACCTTGAAGGCGACCCAGAAATCCGTGGAGAAGCTCCGCCAGACGACTTCGTTGGCCACCGCGAGGAAGAAGAAGAACAGCCCCCAGCGCAGCGTCAGCTTGCGCCAGCCCTCGGCATCGAGCTTGAAGGCCTCGTCGAAGACGTAGCCGAGCAGCGACTTGCCGAACAGCAGGCCACCGAGAAGGACGGCACCGAACAGCGAATTCACGATGGTCGGCTTCATCTTGATGAAGGTCTCGTCCTGCAGCCACAGCGTCAGCGCGCCGAAGACGAAGACCACGGCACCGGACACCAGCGGCATGATCGGCAAGGTCCGGACGAGGA
This region includes:
- a CDS encoding septation protein A — encoded protein: MQEPIFEREPADPKRRHMNPLLKLVLELGPLMVFFFANSRGEWLAERFPSLGELGGPLFIATGLFMVATALALAVSWLLVRTLPIMPLVSGAVVFVFGALTLWLQDETFIKMKPTIVNSLFGAVLLGGLLFGKSLLGYVFDEAFKLDAEGWRKLTLRWGLFFFFLAVANEVVWRSFSTDFWVAFKVWGIMPITLVFTFSQMPLIMRHSTDEAFKRKG